Proteins encoded within one genomic window of Halodesulfurarchaeum formicicum:
- a CDS encoding CDC48 family AAA ATPase, translating to MNEVQLEVAKAYPNDSGRGIARLDPDTLLHLKLSPGDIIEIEGAEWTAAKVWRADRQDWNSDTVRIDGFTRQNADVGIGERVTIRKASTEPADRLVLAPPEDASVQFGSDAAGMVKRQILKRPVVAHDIVPVMSSTNHPFMRSPGQAIPLIAVETEPEGTVLITEDTEVELREEPIAGFERTGGGITYEDIGGLDKEIQRVREMVELPMKHPQVFKKLGIEPPQGVLLHGPPGTGKTLLAKAVANETAASFFSIAGPEIISKYYGESEQQLREIFEDAKEDAPAIVFIDELDSIAPKREDVTGEVERRVVAQLLTMMDGLEGRGQVIVIAATNRVDAVDPALRRPGRFDREIEIGVPDEVGREEILRVHTRGMPLAEDVELSELADDTHGFVGADIESLSKEAAMRALRRYLPEIDLDEQEVPASLIDRMIVTERDFEGALNEVEPSAMREVLVELPKVTWDDVGGLESVKSQIKESVEWPLSGAENFERLGVDPPAGVLLYGPPGTGKTLMAKAVANETDANFISVRGPQLLSKWVGESEKAIRQTFRKARQVSPTVVFFDELDSLAPGRGQDAGNNVSERVVNQLLTELDGLEQMEGVMVVAATNRPDIIDPALIRSGRFDRLVMVGQPDEAGREEILRIHTADTPLSPDVSLREIAERTDGFVGSDLATVAREAAIEALRDDPDAEAVEMPHFRAALEDVRPTVTDDLLEYYDQVEEELTGGTGPAATGRDHERHVGFQ from the coding sequence ATGAACGAAGTCCAACTCGAGGTGGCAAAGGCCTACCCGAACGACTCGGGCCGCGGTATCGCTCGTCTCGATCCGGATACGCTGTTGCATCTCAAACTCAGCCCCGGCGACATCATCGAGATCGAAGGGGCGGAGTGGACGGCCGCGAAGGTCTGGCGGGCCGACCGCCAGGACTGGAACAGCGACACCGTCCGGATCGACGGGTTCACCAGACAGAACGCCGACGTCGGCATCGGCGAACGGGTCACCATCCGGAAGGCCAGCACCGAACCGGCCGACCGACTGGTGCTCGCGCCGCCGGAGGACGCAAGCGTGCAGTTCGGCTCGGACGCGGCCGGAATGGTCAAACGCCAGATCCTCAAACGCCCCGTCGTCGCCCACGATATCGTCCCCGTGATGTCCAGCACCAACCACCCCTTCATGCGCTCGCCGGGGCAGGCGATCCCGCTGATCGCCGTCGAGACCGAGCCGGAGGGTACGGTGCTGATCACCGAGGACACCGAAGTCGAACTCCGCGAGGAACCCATCGCCGGCTTCGAGCGCACTGGCGGCGGCATCACCTACGAGGACATCGGCGGCCTGGACAAGGAGATCCAGCGGGTCCGGGAGATGGTCGAGTTGCCGATGAAACACCCACAGGTGTTCAAGAAGCTCGGCATCGAGCCACCACAGGGCGTACTCCTCCACGGCCCGCCCGGGACGGGCAAGACCCTCCTCGCGAAGGCCGTGGCCAACGAGACCGCCGCGAGTTTCTTCTCCATCGCCGGCCCGGAGATCATCTCGAAGTACTACGGCGAATCCGAACAGCAACTCCGGGAGATCTTCGAGGACGCCAAAGAGGACGCCCCGGCGATCGTCTTCATCGACGAACTGGACTCCATCGCGCCGAAACGCGAGGACGTGACCGGCGAGGTCGAGCGCCGGGTCGTCGCCCAGCTGTTGACCATGATGGACGGCCTGGAGGGACGTGGTCAGGTCATCGTGATCGCGGCGACCAACCGGGTCGATGCCGTCGATCCGGCGCTGCGTCGTCCGGGCCGATTCGACCGCGAGATCGAGATCGGCGTTCCGGACGAGGTCGGCCGCGAGGAGATCCTGCGGGTTCACACCCGCGGGATGCCCCTGGCCGAGGACGTCGAGCTCTCCGAACTCGCGGATGACACCCACGGCTTCGTGGGCGCGGACATCGAGTCCCTCTCCAAGGAGGCTGCGATGCGGGCGCTCCGTCGCTATCTCCCCGAGATCGACCTGGACGAACAGGAGGTGCCAGCCTCGCTGATCGACCGGATGATCGTCACCGAACGGGACTTCGAAGGGGCGCTCAACGAGGTCGAGCCCTCGGCGATGCGGGAGGTGCTGGTCGAACTCCCGAAGGTCACCTGGGACGACGTCGGTGGCCTCGAATCGGTCAAATCCCAGATCAAAGAGAGCGTCGAGTGGCCCCTCTCCGGTGCGGAGAACTTCGAGCGCCTGGGCGTGGACCCGCCTGCGGGCGTGTTGCTCTACGGGCCGCCCGGGACGGGCAAGACCCTGATGGCCAAGGCGGTGGCAAACGAGACCGACGCCAACTTCATCAGCGTGCGCGGGCCACAGCTCCTCTCGAAGTGGGTCGGCGAATCCGAGAAGGCCATCCGCCAGACCTTCCGGAAGGCCAGACAGGTCAGCCCCACGGTGGTCTTCTTCGACGAACTCGACAGCCTGGCCCCCGGCCGGGGCCAGGACGCGGGCAACAACGTGTCCGAGCGGGTGGTCAATCAGTTGCTGACTGAACTCGATGGCCTCGAACAGATGGAGGGGGTCATGGTCGTCGCCGCGACGAACCGTCCCGATATCATCGACCCCGCGCTGATTCGCTCGGGCCGGTTCGACCGCCTGGTGATGGTCGGCCAGCCCGACGAGGCTGGTCGCGAGGAGATCCTGCGGATCCACACGGCGGACACGCCGCTCTCGCCGGACGTGAGTCTGCGGGAGATCGCCGAACGGACCGACGGCTTCGTGGGTTCGGACCTGGCGACAGTCGCCCGGGAAGCCGCCATCGAGGCGCTGCGGGACGACCCCGACGCCGAGGCCGTGGAGATGCCACACTTCCGGGCGGCCCTGGAGGACGTGCGTCCGACGGTGACCGATGACCTGCTCGAGTACTACGACCAGGTCGAAGAAGAACTGACAGGAGGGACGGGCCCCGCCGCTACGGGTCGGGACCACGAACGCCACGTCGGCTTCCAGTAA
- a CDS encoding 30S ribosomal protein S8e has protein sequence MQDQGRSTRTKTGGRIHPHANKKKHQLGNNPTETQFDEPSYRTVAGRGNTSKIRALATNVANVTTEGETERVEIENVVDNPANPNYARRNIITKGAIIETELGFARVTSRPGQTGQVNAMTVDYEPEE, from the coding sequence ATGCAAGATCAGGGCCGCTCTACGCGCACCAAGACCGGTGGTCGCATCCACCCCCACGCGAACAAGAAGAAACACCAGCTCGGCAACAACCCGACCGAGACCCAGTTCGACGAGCCGTCCTACCGGACGGTGGCGGGCCGAGGCAACACCTCGAAGATCCGCGCGCTCGCGACCAACGTCGCCAACGTGACGACCGAGGGCGAGACCGAACGCGTCGAGATCGAGAACGTCGTCGACAACCCCGCGAACCCGAACTACGCTCGCCGGAACATCATCACGAAGGGCGCGATCATCGAGACCGAACTCGGCTTCGCGCGGGTGACCTCCCGACCCGGCCAGACCGGCCAGGTCAACGCGATGACCGTCGACTACGAGCCCGAGGAGTAA
- a CDS encoding DUF2240 family protein: MSLRVAVAAPFQRAGRDQLTEQAFVVDLAVDRNWVSPDQAKTLIELGQKRGLLQSADEELQATFDPTSVTVPDGFVPDEALFQDQSPIEAIIDTLVASGLDRRETVAAINTLQESLSVTAGTAGVLYARKQGVDVSEIATEVTTELRS, encoded by the coding sequence ATGAGTCTGCGTGTGGCGGTCGCCGCGCCCTTCCAGCGGGCGGGGCGGGACCAACTCACCGAACAGGCCTTCGTGGTCGATCTGGCGGTGGATCGCAACTGGGTCTCCCCCGATCAGGCAAAGACGCTGATCGAACTCGGCCAGAAGCGGGGGCTTCTCCAGTCGGCCGACGAGGAACTCCAGGCCACGTTCGACCCAACCTCGGTCACCGTCCCCGACGGGTTCGTGCCGGACGAGGCGCTCTTCCAGGACCAGTCGCCGATCGAGGCGATAATCGACACGCTCGTCGCGTCGGGGCTGGACCGCCGCGAGACCGTCGCCGCGATCAACACCCTCCAGGAGTCCCTTTCGGTGACTGCCGGGACGGCGGGCGTGCTCTACGCTCGAAAGCAGGGCGTCGATGTCTCCGAGATCGCCACCGAAGTCACCACGGAGTTGCGTTCCTGA
- the pyrF gene encoding orotidine-5'-phosphate decarboxylase translates to MSFFAALGDRIDRIDSVVSVGLDPDPARLPDSVRDADLPRFAFNRRIIDATHEYAAAYKPNAAFYEDPDGWRALRETIAYAHGKDVPVLLDAKRGDIGNTARQYADLLEHADGITVNPYLGGDSLQPFLSKAEKGVFVLCRTSNPGGADLQDRELTDGRTVYERVADLAAGWNEHGNVGLVVGATAPDELESLRDRVPELPFLVPGVGAQGGDIEAAATAGLADGVGLVNSSRGIIFAGEDGPNWERAAGVAAKRLRDELNAYRG, encoded by the coding sequence ATGAGCTTCTTCGCGGCCCTCGGGGACCGAATCGATCGGATCGACAGCGTCGTGAGCGTGGGGCTGGACCCCGACCCGGCCCGGCTTCCCGACTCGGTTCGGGACGCTGATTTACCTCGATTCGCCTTCAACCGCCGGATCATCGACGCGACCCACGAGTACGCCGCGGCCTACAAGCCAAACGCCGCCTTCTACGAGGATCCCGACGGCTGGCGGGCCCTCCGGGAGACGATCGCCTACGCCCACGGGAAGGACGTGCCGGTGCTTCTGGACGCCAAGCGCGGGGACATCGGGAACACCGCCCGCCAGTACGCCGACCTGCTCGAACACGCCGACGGGATCACGGTCAACCCCTATCTGGGCGGTGACTCCCTGCAGCCCTTCCTCTCGAAGGCCGAGAAGGGCGTGTTCGTCCTCTGCCGGACCTCGAACCCGGGTGGGGCGGACCTCCAGGACCGCGAACTGACCGACGGTCGGACCGTCTACGAGCGCGTGGCCGACCTCGCGGCCGGCTGGAACGAACACGGCAACGTAGGGCTGGTGGTGGGGGCGACGGCACCGGACGAACTTGAATCGCTGCGGGATCGGGTGCCCGAATTGCCATTTCTCGTCCCCGGGGTCGGAGCACAGGGCGGGGACATCGAGGCCGCGGCGACGGCCGGTCTGGCCGATGGCGTGGGCCTCGTGAACTCGTCCCGGGGAATCATCTTCGCTGGCGAGGACGGACCGAACTGGGAGCGGGCGGCTGGCGTCGCGGCCAAACGGCTGCGCGATGAGCTGAACGCCTACCGGGGATGA
- a CDS encoding RNA-guided endonuclease InsQ/TnpB family protein, whose translation MRPLSDTGEQLLRDLLDASAALWNEVNYQRLMRYNDEDGFDGGVWDADTGRLEGKYKSVLGASTAQQVIRKNSEAWRGFFDTKNKYHDESNTSVTEHPEPPGFRGNEDDGRVLKGVIRNTSYTVEWGERSRLEILVGSELKDRYDHTGRLRLEIAGDPNWPEYEKQGRLDLWYDETDGTFRASQPVTLSAETRDTPLADEKAALDIGANNLVACTTTTGEQYLYEGRELFQRFRETTREIARLQSKLPERRSLSESRKTESSGRLREGRYSSKRIRRLYRKRTRRRDHAQEALCRDLLERLYAEGVDTVYIGGLTDVLERHWSVRVNAKTHNFWAFKQFTDRLVSTAEEYGISVEVRSEAWTSQECPQCGGTDRTTRHQDTLTCPCGFEGHADLTASETFLKRYTNKEVRPMARPVRLEWDSHEWLELSHSHRPKQQRTDPSTVHRDGNVASGES comes from the coding sequence GTGCGACCGCTTTCCGATACTGGAGAGCAACTGCTACGGGACCTGTTGGACGCTTCCGCCGCTCTCTGGAACGAGGTCAATTACCAGCGCCTCATGCGGTACAACGACGAGGACGGCTTCGACGGCGGCGTATGGGACGCCGATACAGGCCGACTCGAAGGCAAATACAAAAGCGTTCTCGGCGCGTCCACCGCCCAACAGGTGATACGCAAAAACAGCGAAGCGTGGCGCGGGTTCTTCGACACGAAGAACAAGTACCACGACGAGTCGAATACGTCGGTTACGGAACACCCAGAACCCCCGGGGTTCCGTGGGAACGAGGACGATGGACGTGTACTCAAAGGCGTCATTCGCAACACGTCGTACACCGTCGAATGGGGCGAGCGGTCCCGACTTGAGATACTTGTCGGGAGCGAGTTGAAAGACCGATATGATCACACCGGGCGTCTCCGACTCGAAATCGCTGGCGACCCGAATTGGCCCGAATACGAGAAACAGGGTCGGTTGGACCTGTGGTACGACGAGACTGACGGCACCTTCCGAGCTTCGCAACCCGTGACTCTTTCTGCCGAGACACGGGATACTCCACTGGCCGACGAAAAGGCCGCTCTGGACATTGGTGCGAACAATCTCGTTGCCTGTACCACCACAACTGGCGAGCAATACCTGTACGAAGGCCGCGAGTTGTTCCAACGATTCCGTGAGACGACGCGAGAAATCGCCCGGTTACAGTCCAAGTTGCCCGAGAGACGGAGTCTCTCGGAATCACGGAAGACGGAGTCTTCCGGACGACTACGGGAAGGCCGATACAGTAGCAAACGTATCCGGCGGCTGTACCGGAAACGGACTCGTCGCCGCGACCACGCCCAAGAAGCACTGTGTCGTGACCTGCTGGAACGGCTGTACGCCGAAGGTGTCGATACTGTATATATCGGTGGCTTGACCGACGTACTCGAAAGACACTGGTCGGTCAGGGTGAACGCCAAGACACACAACTTCTGGGCGTTCAAGCAATTCACCGACCGACTGGTCAGTACCGCCGAGGAATACGGTATCTCGGTGGAAGTCCGGTCGGAAGCGTGGACCAGCCAAGAGTGCCCCCAGTGTGGCGGCACAGACCGAACGACACGGCATCAGGACACGCTCACCTGCCCGTGTGGGTTCGAGGGACACGCCGACCTTACAGCGTCAGAAACGTTCCTGAAGCGGTATACGAACAAAGAAGTCAGGCCGATGGCACGGCCCGTGCGGTTGGAGTGGGACAGCCACGAATGGCTGGAGCTATCACACTCTCATCGTCCCAAACAACAGCGCACAGACCCGAGTACCGTCCACCGTGACGGGAATGTTGCTTCCGGGGAATCTTAG
- a CDS encoding GTPBP1 family GTP-binding protein translates to MAGDRALLQEALSQGERTDGRVEFKERLSREVHLSEARFESLAAQLRHRVLSGDGEATYVVGVTDDGAIAGISQAAFSESMDVLSLLAEEAGAHLESVETWGTENGGLVGVATIQDGGALEVATDHLIVGTAGHVDHGKSTLVGSLVTGRPDDGEGGMRSYLDVKPHEVERGLSADLSYGVYGFDEAGPVRVEKPDRKSERAAVVESADRVVSFVDTVGHEPWLSTTIRGLLGQKLDYGLLTVAADDGPTATTREHLGVLLATDLPTIVAITKTDMVDEAAVETVERDVERLLRQAGRSPLSVSRHGVEAAIEEIGDGVVPIVRTSAVTMDGLPILDTFFECLPKTAAAGGDFRMYIDRTYRITGVGPVASGTIESGTVEAGDELLVGPVGETGFRPVEARSIETHYHRVDRAEAGRIVGIALSGIEESDLTRGMALVPRSADPTPTRSFEAEVMVLNHPTRIHTGYEPVVHLETVSEAARIDPLDGQLLPGDSGRAQITFKFNPYLIEEGQQFVFREGQSKGVGTVTAIPGRDSH, encoded by the coding sequence ATGGCCGGTGACCGGGCCCTGCTCCAGGAGGCGCTCTCGCAGGGCGAACGGACCGACGGCCGCGTCGAGTTCAAAGAGCGGCTCTCCCGGGAGGTCCATCTCTCCGAGGCACGCTTCGAGAGTCTGGCGGCACAGCTTCGCCATCGCGTACTCTCCGGGGACGGCGAGGCCACCTACGTCGTGGGCGTGACCGACGACGGCGCGATCGCGGGGATCTCACAGGCGGCCTTCTCCGAGTCGATGGACGTGTTGAGCCTGCTGGCCGAGGAGGCCGGCGCCCACCTCGAATCCGTCGAGACCTGGGGGACCGAAAACGGTGGGCTGGTCGGCGTGGCGACGATCCAGGACGGCGGGGCCCTGGAAGTCGCCACCGACCACCTCATCGTCGGCACGGCGGGCCACGTCGATCACGGCAAGAGCACCCTGGTCGGTAGCCTCGTGACCGGCCGCCCGGACGACGGCGAGGGCGGCATGCGTTCCTACCTGGACGTCAAGCCCCACGAGGTCGAGCGCGGACTGAGCGCGGACCTCTCGTATGGGGTCTATGGCTTCGACGAGGCGGGCCCGGTTCGAGTCGAGAAGCCCGACCGGAAATCAGAACGCGCGGCGGTCGTCGAGTCCGCCGACCGGGTGGTTTCCTTCGTCGACACCGTGGGTCACGAGCCCTGGCTCTCGACCACGATCCGGGGGCTGCTCGGCCAGAAACTGGACTACGGGCTGCTCACTGTCGCCGCCGACGACGGGCCAACCGCGACCACCCGGGAGCACCTGGGCGTGCTTCTGGCGACGGACCTCCCGACTATCGTCGCGATCACCAAGACCGACATGGTCGACGAAGCGGCCGTCGAAACCGTCGAGCGGGACGTCGAGCGCCTGCTCCGCCAGGCGGGTCGGAGCCCGCTTTCGGTGTCCCGCCACGGCGTCGAGGCAGCCATCGAGGAGATCGGGGACGGCGTGGTGCCCATCGTCCGGACGAGCGCGGTCACGATGGACGGGCTCCCGATCCTCGATACGTTCTTCGAGTGTCTGCCCAAGACCGCTGCAGCGGGCGGTGACTTCCGGATGTACATCGACCGGACCTACCGAATCACGGGCGTGGGGCCAGTTGCCTCGGGCACGATCGAGTCGGGAACGGTCGAGGCGGGGGACGAACTGCTCGTCGGTCCGGTCGGGGAGACTGGATTCCGGCCGGTCGAGGCCCGGTCGATCGAAACCCACTACCACCGCGTCGATCGAGCCGAAGCGGGCCGGATCGTCGGGATCGCCCTGTCGGGAATCGAGGAGTCAGACCTCACTCGAGGGATGGCACTGGTGCCCCGATCGGCCGATCCGACCCCGACCCGGAGCTTCGAGGCCGAGGTGATGGTGCTCAACCACCCGACTCGCATCCACACGGGCTACGAACCGGTCGTCCATCTGGAGACGGTAAGCGAGGCCGCTCGCATCGACCCGCTGGACGGCCAGTTGCTCCCGGGGGACTCCGGCCGGGCACAGATCACGTTCAAGTTCAACCCCTACCTCATCGAGGAAGGCCAGCAGTTTGTCTTCCGCGAGGGACAGAGCAAAGGTGTTGGGACCGTAACAGCTATTCCCGGACGCGACTCCCATTAG
- a CDS encoding phytoene/squalene synthase family protein — protein sequence MPSRSQLAKSKRIHRRTGRTFYLATRLFPKDVREATYVLYAFFRIADDVVDTTEDRSPDSQRERLEHIRAAVLGRAETDEPVLLATRELLVKYDIPEHEVESFIDAMVADIDHEPYATREELDAYMRGSAVAVANMMLAVMDVDDEAAARPHAAALAEAFQLTNFLRDVREDIRDYDRVYLPGEVRQAYGVTIDQLEAGEADTGFRRTMQVELARTEARYRVGVAGIRHLPKGTQFPVLAAAVLYAEYHHVIASQEYDVLSERPSLSTWRKLSLVARTRLHWALSGDPVAVFDRVAAIGEPDHLDREPLPPVEAPTQ from the coding sequence ATGCCCTCCCGGTCACAACTCGCGAAAAGCAAGCGAATCCACCGCCGTACCGGCCGGACCTTCTATCTCGCCACTCGACTGTTTCCCAAGGACGTGCGTGAGGCGACCTACGTCCTCTATGCCTTCTTCCGCATCGCGGATGACGTCGTCGACACCACCGAGGATCGATCGCCGGACTCCCAGCGCGAGCGACTCGAACATATCCGGGCGGCCGTGCTCGGGCGGGCCGAGACCGACGAACCAGTGTTGCTCGCCACCCGGGAGCTCCTCGTCAAGTACGATATCCCCGAGCACGAGGTCGAGTCCTTCATCGACGCCATGGTCGCCGACATCGACCACGAGCCCTACGCGACCCGAGAAGAACTCGACGCCTACATGCGCGGGTCGGCGGTGGCCGTCGCGAACATGATGCTCGCGGTGATGGACGTCGACGACGAGGCCGCAGCCCGTCCGCACGCCGCTGCTCTCGCTGAGGCCTTCCAGCTGACGAACTTCCTCCGGGACGTGCGCGAGGACATTCGGGATTACGACCGCGTTTACCTGCCGGGTGAGGTGCGGCAGGCCTACGGGGTCACGATCGACCAGCTCGAAGCCGGCGAGGCCGACACCGGGTTCCGTCGGACCATGCAGGTCGAACTCGCCCGGACCGAAGCGCGGTATCGTGTCGGCGTGGCGGGGATCCGTCACCTCCCCAAAGGGACCCAGTTTCCGGTGCTCGCCGCCGCGGTGCTGTACGCCGAGTACCACCATGTCATCGCGAGCCAGGAGTACGACGTGCTGAGCGAGCGCCCCTCCCTTTCGACCTGGCGCAAGCTCTCCCTGGTTGCTCGCACCCGACTGCACTGGGCGCTCTCTGGCGATCCCGTGGCCGTCTTCGACCGCGTAGCCGCCATCGGCGAGCCCGACCACCTCGACCGGGAGCCCCTACCGCCAGTCGAGGCGCCGACCCAGTAG
- the cruF gene encoding bisanhydrobacterioruberin hydratase encodes MDRRAIEGRLETLVSENRFTIAVVFPVVGALLLLGSAEGWVPEPLAFQPTMVLFGTAVMRLPLIVGVLPLLDRRGAIGLLALTGYAYGIELVGVHTGLPYGDFAYLIELGPMLFGSVPLGLPVFFFPLVLNSYLLVVLLAGDRARSTPVRLLGTLGMVLAMDLVLDPGAVGLGFWAYAEGGAYYGVPASNYAGWVLSGAVSVWIFDWMLDGTALLDRLARTPFMLDDLVSFVILWGGINLYFGHLVPAILAVLLGLGLARTDRFDTAIRPTLLGRRLDWR; translated from the coding sequence ATGGATAGGCGGGCCATCGAGGGCCGGCTGGAGACGCTGGTCTCCGAGAACCGGTTCACCATCGCGGTCGTGTTCCCCGTGGTCGGCGCGCTGTTGCTGCTCGGGAGTGCGGAAGGCTGGGTCCCGGAGCCGCTGGCCTTCCAGCCCACGATGGTCCTCTTCGGGACCGCGGTGATGCGGCTCCCACTGATCGTCGGCGTGCTCCCGCTCCTCGACCGCCGCGGCGCGATCGGCCTGCTCGCGCTCACCGGCTACGCCTACGGCATCGAACTGGTGGGCGTCCACACCGGCCTCCCCTACGGCGATTTTGCCTACCTGATCGAACTTGGGCCGATGCTCTTCGGGTCGGTGCCACTGGGCCTGCCGGTCTTTTTCTTCCCGCTGGTGTTGAACAGTTACCTGCTCGTCGTCCTGCTGGCCGGGGACCGGGCCCGCTCGACCCCAGTCAGGCTTCTCGGCACGCTCGGGATGGTCCTCGCGATGGATCTGGTGCTCGACCCCGGCGCGGTCGGCCTGGGCTTTTGGGCCTACGCCGAGGGCGGGGCCTACTACGGCGTTCCGGCCTCGAACTACGCGGGCTGGGTCCTCTCGGGGGCCGTCTCTGTCTGGATCTTCGACTGGATGCTCGATGGCACCGCGTTGCTCGATCGACTGGCTCGAACTCCCTTCATGCTCGATGATCTGGTGAGTTTCGTCATCCTCTGGGGCGGGATCAACCTCTACTTCGGGCACCTGGTCCCCGCGATCCTCGCGGTCCTCCTGGGACTGGGACTGGCTCGAACCGATCGGTTCGACACCGCGATCCGGCCGACACTACTGGGTCGGCGCCTCGACTGGCGGTAG
- a CDS encoding prenyltransferase, giving the protein MLRYLVVLSRPRFWLYLAGPVLVGAAYGASTLDALLSPTVGLLVGYFLLPANVYLYGVNDIFDRDTDQYNPKKGGREARYRDQWPVTVAVLGSGLLLVPVAATLPRASWPALAGWALLATAYSAPPLRFKARPLFDSLSNGLYILPGLATFTALAGSQPPLAAVFGGWLWAMAMHTFSAIPDIEPDRAADLRTTATWLGERGAVRYCGLLWTGAALSFGLLDWRLGAVLAVYPILLWGIRRAGISIDRAYWWYPAVNTLVGGLLTVGGLSSFVYG; this is encoded by the coding sequence ATGCTCCGCTATCTCGTCGTCCTCTCCCGGCCCCGATTCTGGCTCTACCTGGCCGGGCCCGTGCTCGTGGGGGCCGCCTACGGCGCGTCGACTCTCGATGCGCTTCTCTCACCCACCGTCGGGTTGCTCGTTGGTTACTTCCTCCTGCCCGCGAACGTCTATCTCTACGGCGTCAACGACATCTTCGATCGGGACACGGACCAATACAACCCGAAAAAGGGGGGCCGGGAAGCCCGCTACCGGGACCAGTGGCCGGTCACCGTCGCGGTGCTGGGGAGCGGGCTGTTGCTGGTGCCCGTCGCGGCCACGCTCCCACGGGCGAGTTGGCCGGCACTGGCCGGGTGGGCCCTCCTTGCGACGGCCTATTCCGCCCCGCCGCTCCGGTTCAAGGCGCGGCCCCTGTTCGATTCGCTCTCGAACGGGCTCTACATCCTCCCGGGACTGGCGACGTTCACCGCGCTCGCGGGGAGTCAACCGCCCCTCGCCGCCGTCTTCGGTGGCTGGCTCTGGGCGATGGCGATGCACACCTTCTCGGCGATTCCCGATATCGAGCCGGATCGGGCGGCCGACCTGCGGACCACCGCCACCTGGCTGGGCGAGCGCGGCGCAGTCCGGTACTGCGGGCTGCTCTGGACCGGCGCCGCGCTCTCTTTCGGGCTGCTGGACTGGCGACTCGGGGCCGTTCTCGCCGTCTACCCGATCCTGCTCTGGGGAATCCGTCGGGCCGGAATATCGATCGACCGGGCCTACTGGTGGTATCCCGCGGTGAACACACTCGTCGGTGGGCTCTTGACCGTCGGCGGCCTCTCATCATTCGTCTATGGATAG